From Salvia splendens isolate huo1 chromosome 3, SspV2, whole genome shotgun sequence, a single genomic window includes:
- the LOC121797230 gene encoding dnaJ homolog subfamily B member 6-like: MDREGGSAAGSYCFYTVLGVRNDASFSDIRSAYRKLALKWHPDRWAKNPSAAGEAKRRFQKIQEAYAVLSDKGKRSMYDAGFLDLLEEDEGMGDFLNDLVNMMEPNVGAEEESLEDLQKTFVDLFGDDLVDMINESSYPGGEQGGMRHREQHKGVAKCTARA, from the exons ATGGATCGGGAAGGAGGATCCGCAGCCGGTTCTTATTGCTTCTACACCGTTCTCGGCGTTCGCAATGATGCCTCCTTCTCCGATATCCGCTCCGCCTACCGCAAGCTCGCACTC AAATGGCATCCGGACCGCTGGGCGAAGAATCCATCCGCCGCGGGAGAAGCAAAGCGCCGCTTCCAGAAAATACAGGAAGCCTATGCTG TATTGTCTGATAAGGGGAAGAGGTCAATGTACGATGCGGGATTTCTCGATCTGCTCGAGGAAGACGAG GGGATGGGTGATTTCCTCAATGATCTGGTGAACATGATGGAGCCGAACGTTGGGGCTGAG GAGGAGAGCTTAGAGGATTTGCAGAAGACATTTGTGGACTTGTTCGGTGATGATCTGGTGGATATGATAAACGAGAGCAGCTATCCTGGCGGTGAGCAAGGTGGGATGCGGCACCGGGAGCAACACAAAGGAGTAGCCAAGTGCACCGCCCGTGCGTAA
- the LOC121797229 gene encoding calmodulin-binding protein 60 C-like translates to MVQKRQHRQGDEEGSRLPNKRHHFTSALLKGLNHGRTAQEHVSCLEPIIRKMVQESVDQALNRFMSVSYRPSYHRVECPVVTRSLQLQFHSNLPETLFTGNRLLSEDRSPIKVVLYDSASRQIMSWSPLSSAKVEIIVLDGDFTPDDREDWMKQEFDSKQVKNREGKRPLVAGEATVTLNDGVGYIGELSFTDNSKWSRTGKFRLGAKVLTNCDDISIREAVSNAFRVKDHRGESYQKLYPPALGDEVWRLEKIAKDGKSHKKLEESGILTVRDFLRHWARDQSRVRSILKVSNKTWETIMRHAYTCNQGEERSTYRTAQGLLFFDSIDRFVGVILDGENYRPVNTLNGFQMRLVEDLKQQAYNNLDKWVPESVAGFPMLLGNAAPESFTNPNLDLHGMDVSGGMYEFGESSQCAQGFNATFRNSFAMSDPLTHGFCIDGNERWGSEGEYVGMGLPTDELPVFQVESSQWQGNGQYFDPMNHAIGVISSDSSLLIPRSGSGSGSPKTRWCKVLAVVKWRILVRRNVAARKCKMFYSYM, encoded by the exons ATGGTTCAGAAACGGCAGCACAGGCAGGGCGACGAGGAAGGTTCTCGACTTCCGAATAAACGCCATCATTTCACATCCGC TTTGTTGAAAGGGCTGAATCATGGCCGGACTGCTCAAGAACATGTGTCCTGCTTGGAGCCTATTATCAGAAAAATG GTTCAAGAATCAGTGGATCAAGCACTCAACCGGTTTATGAG TGTTTCATATAGGCCCTCATACCATCGAGTGGAATGCCCGGTCGTAACAAGGAGTTTACAGCTCCAATTTCATAGCAACTTGCCTGAAACCCTTTTTACAGGCAACAGGCTTCTGTCTGAGGATAGAAGTCCCATCAAAGTTGTCCTGTATGATTCTGCTTCAAGACAGATAATGTCGTGGAGCCCCCTCTCATCTGCAAAAGTCGAAATCATCGTTCTTGATGGTGACTTCACGCCTGATGACCGAGAGGATTGGATGAAGCAGGAGTTTGACAGCAAACAAGTTAAAAACCGAGAAGGGAAAAGGCCATTGGTGGCTGGGGAGGCGACAGTTACTCTCAACGATGGTGTTGGGTATATTGGCGAGTTGAGCTTTACGGATAACTCAAAATGGAGTAGAACTGGGAAATTCCGGTTGGGGGCAAAAGTGCTGACAAACTGTGATGATATAAGCATCAGAGAAGCGGTGAGCAACGCCTTCAGAGTtaaagatcatcgtggagagt CTTACCAGAAGCTTTACCCCCCGGCTTTGGGAGATGAAGTATGGCGTCTCGAGAAAATAGCTAAGGATGGTAAGTCACATAAGAAGCTGGAGGAATCTGGGATATTAACTGTCCGAGATTTTTTGAGGCATTGGGCCAGAGACCAGTCCAGAGTACGCTCT ATACTTAAGGTCTCGAACAAGACATGGGAGACGATCATGAGGCATGCCTATACGTGTAACCAAGGTGAAGAGAGGAGCACGTACAGGACTGCACAGGGGTTGCTGTTTTTCGACTCCATAGATAGGTTTGTTGGCGTGATTCTTGATGGAGAAAACTACCGTCCTGTCAATACTCTCAATGGTTTCCAAATG AGGCTGGTGGAAGATCTCAAACAGCAAGCATATAACAATTTAGACAAGTGGGTCCCAGAGTCTGTTGCTGGCTTCCCGATGCTTCTGGGAAACGCAGCACCTGAGAGTTTTACAAATCCTAACTTGGATCTCCATGGAATGGATGTGAGTGGTGGTATGTATGAGTTCGGGGAGAGTTCACAGTGTGCACAAGGGTTCAATGCGACGTTCAGAAACAGCTTTGCCATGAGTGATCCTCTAACTCATGGATTCTGCATTGACGGGAATGAGAGATGGGGCTCGGAAGGTGAGTACGTGGGGATGGGCCTGCCAACTGATGAGCTGCCAGTGTTTCAAGTGGAGTCGTCACAATGGCAGGGGAATGGGCAGTATTTTGATCCCATGAATCATGCGATTGGGGTGATTTCCTCGGATTCCAGCCTCCTCATCCCCAGGAGTGGGAGTGGGAGTGGGAGCCCGAAAACGCGGTGGTGCAAGGTGCTGGCAGTGGTGAAGTGGCGGATACTGGTGAGGCGCAATGTGGCGGCGAGGAAGTGCAAGATGTTCTACAGCTATATGTAA